A part of Lutra lutra chromosome 2, mLutLut1.2, whole genome shotgun sequence genomic DNA contains:
- the HSD17B13 gene encoding 17-beta-hydroxysteroid dehydrogenase 13 → MNIILDLLLLLLTIIYSYLEALVKVFFPRRRKSVAGEIVLITGAGHGIGRWTAYEFARRKSRLVLWDINKRGVEETAAKCRKLGATTHAYVVDCGNRDDIYNSVKQVKKEVGDVTILVNNAGTVYPADLLSTKDEEITKTFEVNILGHFWITKALLPSMMKRNHGHIVTVASVCGHGVIPYLIPYCASKFAAVGFHRALTSELETLGKTGIKTSCLCPVFVNTGFTKNPSTRLWPLLETDTVARSLIDGILTNKKMIFVPSYFNIYIILDKFLPERALAAINHLQNIQFEAVIGHTTKMK, encoded by the exons ATGAATATTATTCTGgatctcctcctgctcctgctcaccATTATCTACTCCTACTTGGAGGCACTGGTGAAGGTTTTCTTTCCCCGAAGGAGAAAATCGGTGGCTGGGGAGATCGTTCTCATTACAGGAGCCGGGCATGGAATCGGGAGGTGGACTGCATACGAATTTGCAAGACGGAAGAGCCGACTGGTTCTGTGGGATATTAATAAG CGCGGTGTTGAGGAAACAGCAGCCAAATGCAGAAAACTGGGGGCCACTACCCATGCCTATGTGGTGGACTGCGGTAACCGAGATGACATTTATAACTCTGTGAAGCAG gtAAAGAAAGAAGTGGGAGATGTGACCATCCTGGTGAATAACGCTGGGACAGTATATCCAGCTGACCTTCTTAGTACCAAGGATGAAGAGATCACCAAAACTTTTGAGGTCAACATCCTGGGACATTTTTGG ATCACAAAAGCACTTCTTCCATCCATGATGAAGAGAAATCATGGCCACATTGTCACAGTGGCTTCAGTGTGTGGCCACGGAGTGATTCCTTATCTTATCCCATATTG TGCCAGCAAATTTGCTGCCGTTGGCTTCCATAGAGCTCTGACATCAGAACTTGAAACCTTGGGGAAAACTGGAATCAAAACCTCGTGTCTCTGCCCAGTTTTTGTGAATACTGGGTTCACCAAAAACCCAAGCACAAG ACTGTGGCCTCTCTTGGAGACCGATACAGTTGCAAGAAGTTTGATAGACGGAATACTTACCAATAAGAAGATGATTTTTGTTCCATCCTATTTCAATATCTATATAATACTAGACAA